In Desulfotomaculum sp., a single genomic region encodes these proteins:
- a CDS encoding succinate dehydrogenase yields the protein MSQKYHYLARRLHSFTGIFPVGIFLCIHLCINSFIFKGPEAYDWAIGLLERSPLTPYIEVGLIGIPILYHALYGVWVTYISKTNTFQYKYYRNWMFYLQRFTAIVTFIFVFWHIYVLRIARIFTGAEMDFATIAAWLSDPTIYVVYIIGYLAAVFHFCNGIWSFLISWGITIGSESQNFVSCICTLIFIALGVVGIAGLTLLSNAVVVIR from the coding sequence ATGTCGCAGAAATATCATTATTTAGCGCGGCGGTTGCATTCCTTTACAGGAATTTTTCCGGTGGGCATTTTTCTATGTATACATTTATGCATCAACTCTTTCATCTTTAAGGGGCCGGAGGCCTATGACTGGGCAATCGGACTTTTAGAAAGGTCGCCGCTGACACCTTATATTGAAGTAGGTTTAATAGGCATCCCTATACTTTACCATGCGCTTTATGGTGTCTGGGTAACCTATATTTCAAAGACCAATACATTTCAATATAAGTATTACAGAAACTGGATGTTTTATTTGCAGCGCTTTACGGCAATTGTAACATTCATTTTTGTTTTCTGGCATATTTACGTCCTGAGAATAGCCAGAATCTTTACCGGGGCTGAGATGGATTTTGCCACTATCGCAGCGTGGCTCTCCGATCCTACTATTTATGTAGTTTATATAATCGGTTACCTGGCCGCTGTTTTCCACTTCTGCAACGGCATCTGGTCTTTCCTGATCAGTTGGGGAATTACAATCGGCTCAGAATCGCAAAATTTTGTCAGCTGCATCTGCACATTAATTTTTATTGCCTTGGGTGTTGTTGGTATTGCGGGCTTAACTCTTTTAAGCAACGCTGTTGTCGTAATACGTTGA
- a CDS encoding succinate dehydrogenase flavoprotein subunit, translating into MATIKIAEKGENVDLISFVHVKRSHSVCAQGGINGAVNTKGEGDSPWNHFDDTLLGGDYLANQPPVLGMCEAAPGIIYLMDRMGVPFTRTPEGSLDFRRFGGTLVHRTAFSGSTTGQQLLYALDEQVRYWETQGKVNKFEDWDYLSAVIDDNGVCRGCIAQDMKTMEIRSFQGDAVILCTGGLGAVYGKTTNSIINTGSPASSAYQQGVYYANPEMIQIHPTCIGGDDKLRLISEGVRGDGGRLWTYKDGKPWFFMEEWYPAYGNLVSRDVASRGIFKVCRELGLGLDGGDSVYLDVTHLEPDWIEKRQHGVLEIYRKFAGEEPTKVPMKVFPAMHYSMGGMWVDYNQMTNIPGLFAAGECEYQYHGANRLGANSLISCLYAGTVAGDKVMEYCKSLKKTSSDVSSKVFDAEMAKQKAEMDKIFKFNGPENPYVLKDEMNEYMSTYAGVVRTTKQLQDTDKKLLELMERYKKLGVYDTGGWSNRTAIFIRHLWNMFELARGIVGGALLRKESRGAHYMPEYPNRDDENWLKTTKAKWTPNGPVFSVEDVDITLVKPRVRRYDVTKDQVIKESAEKEAATSKEGAK; encoded by the coding sequence ATGGCTACGATAAAAATTGCTGAAAAAGGCGAAAATGTAGATTTAATCTCTTTTGTTCACGTTAAGCGTTCCCACTCGGTTTGTGCCCAGGGTGGAATTAATGGCGCAGTAAACACCAAAGGAGAAGGAGATTCACCCTGGAACCATTTTGATGATACCCTTCTGGGAGGGGATTACCTGGCCAACCAACCCCCCGTGCTCGGAATGTGCGAGGCAGCGCCGGGGATTATTTATCTTATGGATCGAATGGGTGTTCCCTTTACACGTACTCCTGAAGGCAGCCTTGATTTCCGCAGATTCGGAGGAACACTGGTCCACAGGACTGCTTTTTCCGGTTCTACAACGGGGCAGCAGCTTCTCTATGCCCTTGATGAACAGGTTCGTTATTGGGAAACGCAGGGCAAGGTCAATAAATTTGAAGACTGGGATTACCTGTCTGCCGTAATTGATGATAACGGTGTTTGCCGCGGTTGTATTGCCCAGGATATGAAAACGATGGAAATAAGGTCGTTCCAAGGTGATGCGGTAATTCTATGCACTGGTGGTCTTGGCGCTGTCTATGGAAAAACGACGAATTCAATTATCAATACCGGCAGCCCGGCGAGCAGCGCCTACCAGCAGGGTGTATATTACGCAAACCCGGAAATGATCCAGATTCATCCCACATGTATTGGCGGAGACGATAAACTAAGGCTGATTTCTGAAGGGGTACGCGGTGACGGCGGACGCCTTTGGACATACAAAGACGGCAAACCCTGGTTCTTCATGGAGGAATGGTATCCTGCCTATGGCAATCTAGTCTCCCGTGATGTTGCCAGCAGGGGCATTTTTAAAGTGTGCCGTGAATTAGGACTTGGTCTGGACGGAGGAGATTCCGTTTATTTGGATGTTACCCATCTTGAACCCGACTGGATAGAGAAAAGACAGCACGGCGTTTTGGAAATTTACCGTAAGTTTGCCGGTGAGGAACCAACCAAAGTGCCTATGAAAGTATTCCCGGCGATGCATTATTCAATGGGCGGCATGTGGGTCGATTATAATCAGATGACCAACATTCCGGGCCTGTTTGCAGCCGGGGAATGTGAATATCAGTACCACGGAGCCAATAGACTTGGCGCAAACTCACTTATTTCCTGCTTATACGCCGGTACAGTAGCCGGGGACAAAGTAATGGAATACTGCAAGTCGCTTAAGAAAACCTCCAGCGATGTCTCAAGTAAAGTTTTTGATGCGGAAATGGCCAAGCAGAAAGCCGAGATGGATAAGATATTTAAGTTTAACGGCCCGGAAAATCCCTATGTGCTTAAAGACGAAATGAATGAATATATGTCCACTTATGCTGGTGTTGTGCGCACGACCAAACAGCTGCAGGATACTGACAAAAAGCTTTTAGAATTAATGGAGAGGTATAAGAAACTCGGTGTCTATGACACAGGCGGTTGGTCCAACAGGACAGCCATATTTATCCGGCACTTATGGAACATGTTCGAATTAGCCAGGGGAATAGTCGGAGGCGCTCTGCTGCGCAAGGAGAGCAGGGGCGCGCATTATATGCCTGAATATCCCAACCGGGATGACGAGAACTGGCTGAAAACCACCAAAGCCAAATGGACACCAAATGGTCCGGTGTTCTCCGTGGAAGATGTAGATATAACGTTAGTCAAACCAAGAGTGCGCCGATATGATGTCACTAAGGATCAGGTAATTAAAGAGAGCGCCGAAAAAGAGGCCGCCACGAGCAAGGAGGGGGCGAAATAA